One Dokdonia sp. Dokd-P16 genomic window carries:
- a CDS encoding SDR family oxidoreductase: MESLKDKVALITGGTKGIGRGIAEALLHQGMKVAITGRDEKGAQEAAHELTENDNYILGIAADVRNYESQQNAVKAVLDKFGKIDVLIANAGLGHFESIADMSIKQWDETIDTNLTGVFYSVKASLEALKKTEGYIFTISSLAGTNFFEKGTAYNASKFGLTGFSQALMLDLRQDNVKVTTIMPGSVSSHFGGRSPEEGTDWRIQPEDLGQITVDLLKMHPRTLPSKIEVRPSKPPTK, translated from the coding sequence ATGGAATCATTAAAGGATAAAGTTGCATTAATAACAGGAGGAACAAAAGGAATAGGGCGCGGTATTGCCGAAGCCTTGTTGCATCAAGGGATGAAAGTAGCTATCACGGGAAGAGATGAGAAAGGTGCTCAAGAAGCAGCTCATGAGCTTACTGAAAATGATAATTACATTCTCGGTATTGCTGCAGATGTAAGGAATTATGAAAGTCAGCAAAACGCGGTGAAAGCAGTGCTAGATAAATTTGGAAAAATTGATGTACTCATTGCAAATGCTGGTCTTGGTCATTTTGAGAGCATTGCAGATATGTCTATAAAACAATGGGATGAGACTATTGATACCAATCTTACGGGTGTTTTCTACTCGGTAAAAGCATCTCTTGAAGCACTTAAAAAAACAGAAGGATATATTTTTACAATTTCTAGTCTTGCGGGAACAAATTTCTTTGAAAAAGGAACAGCTTATAATGCAAGTAAATTTGGATTAACAGGATTCTCACAAGCCCTAATGTTAGACTTAAGACAAGACAATGTAAAAGTGACTACCATTATGCCAGGTTCTGTAAGTAGCCATTTTGGAGGTAGATCACCAGAGGAAGGCACAGACTGGCGCATACAACCTGAAGATCTCGGTCAAATTACCGTTGATCTTCTTAAAATGCATCCAAGAACATTACCAAGTAAAATCGAGGTGCGCCCTTCTAAACCGCCTACTAAATAA